The Burkholderiales bacterium JOSHI_001 genomic sequence CATGGCAGGTGGCGCAGGACCACTCGCCACCATGCGGGGTGGTGAAGAAGCTGCGTCCGCGCTCGGCCTGCGCGGGCGCCCCGGCCAGGGCGCTGAAGCGCTCCAACTGCTGGGCGGGCGTGGTGTCGGCGGCCTGCGCACTGGCCGCAGCCCAGGCCAGGGCCGCGGTGGCCAGGAACGCAGTCACAGGGCGCGCCGGTCGGCGCCAGGGGGTGAACAAGGAGCAGGATTTCATCGCAAGCCTTCCGTTGAAGACCGTCATCAGCGGTCGATGGGGGCATTCTTCGAAAGCGCGCTTGAACCCAAGCTGAAGGACCTGTTCATCTGCGGTTCAGGCGGCTGCACCGACAATCCCGCCGTGAGCCCCTTGCCCGCCTCCTGCTGCGCACCGCGCGGCATCACCCGCCGCTGCGCCGCCGGCGCCTGGCTGCTGTGCGCCAGCCTTGCGCTGGGCCCGGCCTGGGGACATGGCAATGGCGGGAGCGGCGGCGGCGGCGGGAGCGGCGGCGGCGGCGGGGGCGGTGGTGGCGGCAGGAGCGGCAGCAACAGCGGCAGCAACAGCGGCAGCAACAGCGGTGGCAGGAGCGGCGGCGACCACGAACGCGCCCGCGATGCGGTGCGCTCTGGTGCGGTGCTGCCGCTGGCCACCTTGGTGGAACAACTTCGGCTCAGCCACCCAGGCCAGGTGCTGGAGGTGGAAATCGACCGCGAGGATGGCCGCTTGATCTACGAGGTGAAGCTGCTGCACGCCAACGGCCAGTTGCTGAAG encodes the following:
- a CDS encoding protein of unknown function (DUF1924) (PFAM: Domain of unknown function (DUF1924)); amino-acid sequence: MKSCSLFTPWRRPARPVTAFLATAALAWAAASAQAADTTPAQQLERFSALAGAPAQAERGRSFFTTPHGGEWSCATCHGKPPTGAGKHASTGKPIDPMAPAVNPRVFTDSARVEKWFRRNCKDVVQRECSPLEKADVLAYLISLKP
- a CDS encoding Peptidase propeptide domain-containing protein (PFAM: Peptidase propeptide and YPEB domain), which translates into the protein MGAFFESALEPKLKDLFICGSGGCTDNPAVSPLPASCCAPRGITRRCAAGAWLLCASLALGPAWGHGNGGSGGGGGSGGGGGGGGGGRSGSNSGSNSGSNSGGRSGGDHERARDAVRSGAVLPLATLVEQLRLSHPGQVLEVEIDREDGRLIYEVKLLHANGQLLKLEIDAATGAVLKVRQKDK